DNA from Candidatus Omnitrophota bacterium:
CAAGACCAATCTCACGACGCTTTTCGTCTGGGGATTGTGGTGGCCGGGGATGATTGCGACGGCTTTATTGGCCGGGCGCCTTTGGTGTACGGTGTGTCCGATGGAATTCATCAGCCGTTGGGGGTGGGCGGCGGGACGCTTGCTTGGTTACAATCGAGTCGCCATAACTCCTTGGCTAAGAGCGGGTTGGCTGGTAGTGTTCGCTTATCTGACATTGCAGTTCTTAGTGGCTGGACTATCCATCCATCGCGTACCTCATTTCACGGCGTTAATGTTGATCGTTCTTCTGGCCTTGGCATTGCTTTCGGGGCTTCTCTTCCGCGAAGAACGCGCTTTTTGCAAAACGCTTTGTCCCGCCAAGGCGTTGCTCTCGGTGTATGGCCGTTTCACGCCCATACAGATTGATGTGCGCGATCAAGCCGTATGCGATGCCTGCTCGACGAAAGATTGCCGGGATCCTCGCAAACGCGAACGGTTTGACGCCCGAGCTTGTCCCTCATTGGCTCGTCCGGATGCGCGCAAAAAGGGCGACGAATGCGTCCTATGCTTGCAATGCGCCAAAACATGTCCTCATAACAACATCGGTTGGGGAGCGGCGATTCATGAGAGCGCTTCCCGCCGGCATTTGATTCTACGCCCCTATGAAGCCGTTTTCGTAATGTTCGCCGCTGGATTTGTTGCTCACGAAGTGATTGGCGAAATGAAGCCGATGGACGAATACTTTCATATCGCGCCTCAGGCGTTGAATGCCTTGATCCCCTCTATCGGTTTCGGCTGGTTCGAGGCGCTGTGGTTCCTTTTTCTTGTTCCGGCTCTGTTATGGCTGGCGGCGGCGGGATTGGCTTATCTTTTGGGTCATCGCGGAAGCTGGCGCGATTTACTATTGGCCGCCGCTACGGGCGCCGCGCCGATCATCGCCGTTGCGCATTTAGCCAAAGCGCTGGCCAAGATTTCCTCGTGGGGCGGATTTTTGCCAGGGGCGTTAAACGATCCAGCTGGAATAATTACTTTACAGCGGCTTGAGAACAAAATACTGGCTGCCCCAATACCCTTGGTTGATCTGTCGTTGTTGGGCTGGCTTATGACGGCGGCGCTGTTGGCCATTGCCTGGCGCAATCGGCTTTGGCTGAGCCAAGCAGTCGGCGATCAACTGCCCGCGGCAAGAGCGGGATTTGCTGTTTTCACCGTTTTTTACTCTACGATCTTATTGTCGTGGCCTTGGTTTTAATTGTTTTATCGTACTGACGACGAAAAGATTGTCCGATGCAAGAGGGAATGAAAGGGGAAGAAACGATTCCCCTTTCGTTTTTGGAGCGGGCGCGATTTAATGGTTTCGGTGGAAAATCGCAATGACGATATAATCGATTTGACTTGAAGCCATGCAGCCCATCCAAGACATTCATATAATCGAAAGCCGTCCCTTGCCGCCGCCGGACGAGATTTGCAAAGACCTGCCCATCACCGAAAAAGCGGCGCAAACGGTCTATGAAGGCCGCCAAACCATCAAGCGCATGATGCGGGACATCGACAAGCGGATGCTCGTCATCGTCGGCCCCTGCTCCATCCATGACGAGACGGCGGCTTACGAATACGCCGACCGGTTGAATGCGCTTCAGGAAAAGGTCAAAGAGCGTTTGTTTCTCGTCATGCGCGTCTATTTCGAGAAGCCGCGCACGACCGTCGGTTGGAAAGGCCTTATCAACGATCCCTACTTGAACGGCGATTGCGATATCGCTTATGGTTTATGGAAAGCGCGTAAAATTTTGCTGAATTTATGCCACCGCAACATTTGCGCCGCTTCGGAACTGCTGGATCCAGTTGTTCCGCAATACATTGTCGATCTGATCTGCTGGGCCGCCATCGGCGCGCGCACTACGGAGTCGCAAATTCACCGCGAAATGGCCAGCGGACTATCGATGCCGGTGGGTTTCAAGAATAGCACCGACGGCAACTTGCAAATCGCCATCGATGCTATCCATTCCGCCCGTTATCCGCACAGTTTCGTGGGCATCAATCGCGATGGCAAAATGTATATTTGGAAATCGACGGGTAACGTGTGGGCGCACGTCATCCTGCGCGGGGGGCGGGAGCAGCCGAATTTCGACGCCGACAACCTTCTTTTCGCCAGCCGGAAATTATCGGAGACCAATCTGCCTCTTTTTATCATGGTCGATTGCAGCCATGCGAATGCGGAAGGGCAATACCAAAACCAAGCGACTGTATGGAAATACCTGATCCAACAAAAGATAGAAGGTTGCGACGCTTTGCGCGGACTCATGCTGGAAAGCCATCTCCATGAAGGCAGTCAAAAAATCCCCGCCGATTTAACCCAATTGAAATACGGCGTCTCCATCACCGATCCCTGCATCGATTGGGAAACTACGGAAGAACTTATCCTCTACGCCTACGAAAACCTAGCCGATAAACTGTAAACCCTCCACCGAAAAGGCGGTTTTTCATCATTCATCATTCATCATTCATCATTCATCATTCATCATTTAACTATTGGGGTTTTCGTTTTCACATAAATGAACTATACTTACTTACCGTTCGGTAAATAAAATAATTGAAATTTTTTGAAATTTTTTTGATATAGATTACGTATACCTAACGTTAAGTAAACAGGAAATTATGAACCAAGAACCCATAATGACGGCGATTGAAGAAAAAGCCATACTTGAATCGAAAGATACGAAAGAACAGATATCCCGCGCCGCCACTAAAATTTTTGCTTTTCAGGGCTTTGACGGCGCCAGCATCCGAGAGATAGCCGACGCGGCGGGAGTAACGAAACCCGTTCTTTATTATTACTTTAAGAATAAAGAAGATTTGTATATTTGGCTGATTCGGGACGCTTACGATTTTTTATTGAAGCATCTCAAAGAAATCATTGATGGCGAAGGAGATTTTCATCAGAAATTGAAGAAATTGCACCAAGCTTATCTCGATATCAGTTCCCAATACGAAGATACGACGCGCTTGCTTTTCAGCGCCGCTTTTGCTCCCCGCCGCAGCGCCCCCGCCATCGACATTATGGAGTTAGAGCGGGTGCATATCGACATTCTGAAAGTTTTTTTCGAAAAAGGGATCGAGTCAGGGGCGATTCAGAACATATCCCCGGAAGAAGCGGTATACCATTTTTTCGGTTCGCTAAACGTCTATATTATGTATAGATTATTGCAAGGCAGACCTTATCCTGAGAATCTTGCGGAAAAATTGAATCGTTACGTCTTGTACGGCATTGGAGGCCGAAATTCATGAAAATGCTTCGCCGAATACTTCTCTACGCCGGTTTGTTTATGTTTTTCACCGCCGCGTTTTTCGTAATGTCCATCATTTCGTCCAATCCAGATACGCTCAACGGCGGCGATCTTCCTCCCGCACCCGTGGAACAACTGAAAAGGGTGCAAGTTTTGGAAGCGGCGCCGCAACCGTTCGAAGAGGCGATTTTCGTTCCGGGAGTTGTGGAAGCGAATAACGACGTGCTATTGGGAGCGGCGATACCCGGAATAGTGGAGAAGGTGTTTGTGAAAGAGGGCGACGCCGTCGCCAAGGGGCAGGAGTTGTTCCAGATCGATTTGCGTTCGCGGGAAGCGTCGTTGCGCGATGCGCAAGCCGCGGACGAATTGGCTCGGAAAAGCCTGGAGCGTTTGCAAAAAGTGCGCGAGCGCGGCGACGTAACCGCGCAGCAATTGGACGAAGCGCAATCGGCGGCGCAACAGGCCACATCCCGCCTTAAGCGCATGGAAGTGGAAGTTTCCCTCGGCCATATTTTTGCGCCGGTTTCCGGCATTATCGACCAGGTGGAAGCGGAAGCCGGCGAATACAA
Protein-coding regions in this window:
- a CDS encoding 3-deoxy-7-phosphoheptulonate synthase; protein product: MQPIQDIHIIESRPLPPPDEICKDLPITEKAAQTVYEGRQTIKRMMRDIDKRMLVIVGPCSIHDETAAYEYADRLNALQEKVKERLFLVMRVYFEKPRTTVGWKGLINDPYLNGDCDIAYGLWKARKILLNLCHRNICAASELLDPVVPQYIVDLICWAAIGARTTESQIHREMASGLSMPVGFKNSTDGNLQIAIDAIHSARYPHSFVGINRDGKMYIWKSTGNVWAHVILRGGREQPNFDADNLLFASRKLSETNLPLFIMVDCSHANAEGQYQNQATVWKYLIQQKIEGCDALRGLMLESHLHEGSQKIPADLTQLKYGVSITDPCIDWETTEELILYAYENLADKL
- a CDS encoding TetR/AcrR family transcriptional regulator, with translation MNQEPIMTAIEEKAILESKDTKEQISRAATKIFAFQGFDGASIREIADAAGVTKPVLYYYFKNKEDLYIWLIRDAYDFLLKHLKEIIDGEGDFHQKLKKLHQAYLDISSQYEDTTRLLFSAAFAPRRSAPAIDIMELERVHIDILKVFFEKGIESGAIQNISPEEAVYHFFGSLNVYIMYRLLQGRPYPENLAEKLNRYVLYGIGGRNS
- a CDS encoding efflux RND transporter periplasmic adaptor subunit, yielding MKMLRRILLYAGLFMFFTAAFFVMSIISSNPDTLNGGDLPPAPVEQLKRVQVLEAAPQPFEEAIFVPGVVEANNDVLLGAAIPGIVEKVFVKEGDAVAKGQELFQIDLRSREASLRDAQAADELARKSLERLQKVRERGDVTAQQLDEAQSAAQQATSRLKRMEVEVSLGHIFAPVSGIIDQVEAEAGEYKGEGMLLARLLNLDRIKISVGAPERYADAVSRESIAQVFIEALGDKREAKIERVAYGANSQTNTFEVLLTMDNPDHRIRPGMIVKARLTVKRVPDALLIPLFSLVKKASGMNVFVEKDGLVEARPVRMGAIDGDRVEILEGIQPNERIVVIGHKDLADGQRVNVVEAVTTLSGIGAKEAAQ